A region of Thermococcus argininiproducens DNA encodes the following proteins:
- the carB gene encoding carbamoyl-phosphate synthase (glutamine-hydrolyzing) large subunit, which translates to MRFMVSKVLVLGSGAIKIGEAAEFDYSGSQALKALKEEEIETILINPNVATIQTSHEMADKVYLLPLEVKFVEEIIKKEKPDGILLGFGGQSALSLGVALHDYGILEKYNVKVLGTPVEGIKKALNREKFRETMIKNNLPIPPSKAAKSVEEALKVAQEIGFPVMVRVSFNLGGRGSFVAWNDEEFKEYIIKAFAQSEIGEVLVEKYLKGWKEIEFEVVRDKEGNAVAVACLENFDPMGVHTGDSIVVAPSQTLTNREYQLLRSAAIKVAEAIELIGECNVQLALDPKSEKFYIIETNPRMSRSSALASKVTGYPLAYIAAKLALGHTLDELSNGVTGVTTALFEPSLDYVVVKMPRWDLEKFENANKKINTEMKSIGEVMAIGRNLHEAFQKAIRMVGIGDELIGKYYESEEPLEKVMGRIKNYEPYMPMHIAKALKLGASVDEIHQLTGIDKFYIYIIEDLVKIAEALKNPDEETIIEAKKLGFSDAQIKALSGSVIKNTLPFVKQIDTLAGEVPARTNYLYMTYDAQENDIPYTEKPKVLILGAGVFRIGVSVEFDWAVVNFANAAKKMGYEVIVLNYNPETVSTDWDINDKLYFEEITLERVLDIYNFENPEGVVAFAGGQLANSLAKKLEQNGVRLLGTRGTSVDIAENRAKFSKLLEKLNIKQPPWIEAKSIKEVLDFADEVGYPLMIRPSYVLSGTAMKVAYNEKELKEYLSLAANVSPEHPIVVSKFLNAIEAEIDAVSDGKKVVGITLEHIEKAGVHSGDATMVTPYRYLKEEHVKKMHEIVLELALALGIKGPFNIQFLVNDDVYVLELNLRTSRSMPFSSKSRGVNLMELSAHAVFGGKLPLGNDYEYYEVPAKAFAVKSPQFSWSQLQNAYPFLGPEMRSTGEVASLGFDFEDALLKSWLSVKPNKMPKSNILVYGYGKDLPTLLETAKLLETLGYNVFTLEDSLIYGNTLSKEKAINLMKSGKIELVMTSGHAKEKDYLVRRTAVDLNIPIVLDANLAYELSKAFAWAKHNCFEVKEVSEYYAPKLQKTISEPLKEVIF; encoded by the coding sequence GTGAGGTTCATGGTTTCTAAAGTTCTTGTTCTGGGTTCTGGGGCAATAAAAATTGGCGAAGCTGCTGAATTTGATTACAGTGGGAGCCAAGCTTTAAAGGCCTTAAAAGAAGAAGAAATAGAAACAATCCTGATCAATCCTAATGTCGCAACAATTCAAACGAGCCACGAGATGGCAGACAAAGTTTACCTCCTTCCTCTTGAGGTTAAATTTGTTGAAGAGATTATAAAAAAAGAGAAACCAGATGGAATTTTGCTAGGATTTGGGGGGCAAAGTGCTCTATCTCTGGGTGTGGCCTTACATGACTATGGGATTCTAGAAAAGTACAACGTCAAAGTTCTTGGGACTCCTGTAGAGGGAATAAAGAAAGCCCTGAATAGGGAAAAATTTAGGGAAACAATGATCAAAAATAATCTCCCAATACCCCCCAGTAAAGCTGCCAAAAGCGTTGAAGAAGCCCTAAAGGTGGCCCAAGAGATAGGGTTCCCAGTCATGGTTAGAGTTAGCTTTAACTTAGGCGGAAGGGGGTCTTTTGTCGCTTGGAATGATGAAGAGTTTAAGGAATATATAATCAAGGCCTTCGCACAAAGTGAAATTGGTGAAGTCTTGGTAGAGAAGTACCTGAAAGGATGGAAGGAGATAGAATTCGAGGTCGTGAGGGATAAAGAAGGTAATGCCGTTGCTGTAGCATGTTTGGAGAATTTTGACCCAATGGGAGTTCATACAGGAGATTCCATAGTTGTTGCTCCCTCCCAAACTCTAACAAACAGAGAATATCAACTCCTGAGGAGTGCGGCCATAAAAGTTGCCGAGGCCATAGAGCTTATTGGAGAGTGCAACGTCCAGTTAGCCTTAGATCCCAAATCAGAAAAGTTTTACATAATCGAGACAAATCCAAGGATGAGCCGCTCTTCAGCTTTAGCAAGTAAAGTAACGGGTTATCCTTTAGCATACATAGCAGCAAAGTTAGCTTTAGGCCATACCCTGGATGAGCTTTCAAATGGAGTGACGGGAGTTACAACCGCTTTGTTTGAGCCAAGCCTAGATTATGTTGTTGTTAAAATGCCGAGGTGGGATTTAGAGAAGTTTGAGAACGCGAACAAGAAAATAAACACCGAGATGAAGAGTATTGGAGAAGTCATGGCAATAGGAAGGAATCTCCATGAGGCCTTCCAAAAAGCTATCCGAATGGTAGGGATTGGAGATGAGCTTATAGGAAAGTACTACGAGAGTGAAGAACCCTTGGAAAAGGTTATGGGCAGGATAAAGAATTACGAGCCTTATATGCCCATGCATATTGCAAAAGCTCTGAAATTGGGAGCAAGTGTCGACGAGATTCACCAGCTTACTGGAATAGATAAGTTTTACATTTACATAATTGAGGATCTCGTTAAAATCGCAGAAGCTTTGAAAAATCCAGACGAAGAAACAATAATAGAGGCCAAAAAGCTTGGATTTAGTGATGCACAAATAAAGGCCTTATCTGGCAGTGTCATTAAAAATACACTTCCATTTGTCAAGCAAATAGATACTTTGGCTGGAGAAGTACCTGCAAGGACGAATTATCTGTACATGACCTATGATGCACAAGAAAACGACATCCCCTACACAGAAAAGCCAAAGGTATTAATTTTGGGTGCAGGCGTGTTTAGGATTGGAGTTAGTGTGGAGTTCGACTGGGCTGTTGTAAATTTCGCAAATGCTGCAAAAAAGATGGGTTATGAGGTCATAGTTTTGAATTACAACCCAGAAACAGTTTCAACAGACTGGGACATTAACGACAAGCTCTATTTTGAGGAGATAACTCTTGAAAGAGTTTTGGATATTTACAATTTTGAGAACCCCGAGGGTGTCGTTGCCTTCGCCGGTGGACAGCTTGCAAATTCCTTGGCTAAAAAGCTTGAACAAAATGGAGTTAGGCTTCTGGGAACAAGAGGAACCAGTGTGGACATAGCCGAAAATAGAGCAAAGTTCTCAAAACTCTTAGAAAAGCTCAATATAAAACAACCGCCTTGGATTGAAGCTAAAAGCATTAAGGAAGTCTTAGATTTTGCTGATGAAGTGGGTTATCCTTTAATGATAAGGCCGAGTTATGTGTTGAGCGGAACTGCCATGAAAGTTGCCTACAACGAAAAGGAACTAAAAGAGTACCTCTCTTTGGCAGCAAACGTTTCTCCAGAACACCCCATTGTGGTCTCAAAGTTCTTAAACGCAATTGAAGCCGAGATAGATGCTGTTTCAGATGGAAAAAAGGTAGTTGGAATTACATTAGAGCATATAGAAAAAGCGGGAGTTCACAGCGGAGATGCCACAATGGTTACTCCCTATCGCTATCTAAAGGAGGAGCATGTGAAAAAGATGCATGAAATAGTCCTAGAGCTTGCATTGGCTTTAGGGATTAAGGGGCCCTTTAACATACAATTCCTAGTCAATGATGATGTCTATGTGCTTGAGCTAAATCTGAGGACGAGTCGCTCTATGCCCTTCTCAAGTAAATCTAGGGGAGTTAACTTGATGGAGCTTTCAGCTCATGCAGTCTTTGGTGGGAAACTCCCATTAGGAAATGACTACGAGTATTACGAAGTCCCAGCAAAAGCCTTTGCTGTTAAAAGCCCTCAGTTTTCCTGGTCCCAGCTACAAAATGCATATCCTTTCTTGGGACCAGAAATGCGATCAACGGGAGAAGTTGCAAGTCTGGGATTCGACTTTGAGGATGCTCTGCTAAAAAGCTGGCTCTCTGTAAAACCAAACAAAATGCCAAAGTCAAATATCTTGGTCTATGGTTACGGTAAAGACTTACCAACATTATTGGAAACTGCAAAACTTCTCGAAACCTTGGGATATAATGTTTTTACATTAGAGGATAGCCTAATTTATGGAAATACTTTAAGCAAAGAAAAGGCGATAAATTTAATGAAATCAGGGAAAATTGAGCTGGTCATGACTTCTGGCCATGCAAAGGAGAAAGATTATCTTGTTAGGAGGACTGCAGTAGACTTAAATATCCCGATTGTCTTAGATGCAAACTTGGCTTATGAGCTTTCAAAAGCTTTTGCTTGGGCCAAACACAATTGCTTTGAGGTTAAAGAAGTTTCTGAGTATTATGCTCCAAAATTGCAAAAGACTATTAGCGAACCTTTAAAAGAGGTTATCTTTTAG
- the lysW gene encoding lysine biosynthesis protein LysW, with translation MIECPVCGVELEIGSVEIHEIVECPVCSSELEVVSLEPVILEELPEVEEDWGE, from the coding sequence ATGATTGAATGCCCTGTTTGTGGAGTTGAACTGGAAATCGGTAGTGTGGAAATACATGAGATAGTTGAATGCCCTGTTTGCAGTTCAGAACTTGAAGTGGTTAGTTTAGAACCGGTGATCTTAGAGGAACTCCCTGAGGTGGAAGAAGACTGGGGAGAGTAA
- the lysX gene encoding lysine biosynthesis protein LysX, translating into MKIGITYTIMRKEEIMLRDRAKEYGEVFMLHDRETIFPENFDLDVVIIRNVSHFKALYMAKLFESHGIPTVNPFNIILEAGDKLFATLKLSEKVQVPRWAAAFDKESAIQAMERIGYPVVIKPVFGSWGRMVSKINDLDAAEGIVEHRQWMGNPLYKVYYIQEYVEKPGRDIRSHVIGGEFVTAIYRYSDHWVTNTARGGKAIPCEDEEVKEISIKAWEAFGEGALAIDIFESDRGLLVNEVNPAMEFKNVVRVTGVDVAKKIVEYAVEVAKK; encoded by the coding sequence ATGAAAATAGGCATAACATACACAATAATGCGCAAAGAGGAAATAATGCTTAGAGATAGAGCAAAAGAATATGGAGAAGTCTTTATGCTTCACGATAGAGAAACGATATTCCCAGAGAACTTTGACCTAGACGTCGTGATAATAAGAAACGTTAGCCACTTCAAAGCTCTGTACATGGCAAAGCTTTTTGAAAGTCATGGAATCCCAACGGTTAATCCATTCAATATAATTCTTGAAGCCGGCGATAAACTCTTTGCAACACTAAAACTTAGCGAAAAAGTCCAAGTGCCAAGATGGGCTGCCGCATTTGATAAAGAAAGTGCAATACAAGCAATGGAGAGAATTGGATATCCTGTGGTCATAAAACCTGTCTTTGGAAGCTGGGGAAGGATGGTTAGCAAAATAAACGATTTAGATGCAGCTGAAGGAATTGTCGAACATCGACAATGGATGGGAAATCCCCTTTACAAAGTTTATTACATCCAAGAATACGTTGAAAAACCTGGTAGAGACATCAGGAGCCATGTTATCGGAGGAGAATTCGTAACCGCTATTTACAGGTATTCTGACCATTGGGTAACTAACACTGCAAGAGGAGGAAAAGCTATTCCATGTGAAGATGAAGAAGTTAAAGAGATCTCAATCAAAGCATGGGAAGCTTTTGGAGAGGGGGCATTGGCAATAGACATATTTGAGAGCGATAGAGGATTGCTCGTTAATGAAGTCAATCCTGCCATGGAGTTCAAAAACGTGGTGAGAGTTACCGGTGTTGATGTAGCTAAAAAAATCGTTGAATATGCCGTTGAGGTGGCTAAGAAATGA
- the argC gene encoding N-acetyl-gamma-glutamyl-phosphate reductase: MIKAAVIGASGYIGGELVRLLAMHPEVEISAVTSRHHNGKKIHKVHPNLRGLDLRFTNNYNFDADVVFLAVPHGTSMKIIDDYVESAKIIDLSADFRVSLNLYKEYYGEHLKPELIDEFVYGLPEIHREEIRRAELIANPGCNATAVILALYPFKGEISEAIVDLKVSSSAGGRRENVASIHPERSNVVRIYKPSHHRHEAEVRQETKVNAQFTVHSVDLIRGLLATIYFKMEINEKELYKKYFRYLKEPFVRIVKEKGGMQRLPDPKYVIGSNFADIGFTYDERNQRVVLFSALDNLIKGGAGQAVQNMNIAFGLDETLGLNYLPVYPV; the protein is encoded by the coding sequence ATGATAAAAGCAGCTGTTATCGGTGCAAGTGGTTACATTGGAGGAGAACTAGTTAGACTTTTGGCCATGCACCCAGAAGTTGAGATAAGTGCAGTAACCTCAAGACACCACAATGGGAAGAAAATCCACAAAGTTCATCCAAATTTAAGAGGACTAGACCTTAGGTTTACCAATAACTACAACTTTGATGCAGATGTGGTATTTTTAGCCGTTCCACACGGAACTTCAATGAAAATAATAGACGATTATGTGGAGAGTGCTAAGATAATTGACCTAAGCGCAGATTTTAGAGTAAGCTTAAATCTCTACAAAGAGTATTATGGAGAGCATTTAAAACCAGAGCTTATAGATGAGTTCGTTTATGGTTTGCCAGAAATTCATAGAGAGGAAATCAGAAGAGCAGAACTTATCGCAAATCCTGGTTGCAATGCAACAGCCGTAATTTTAGCGTTGTATCCATTTAAAGGAGAAATTAGTGAGGCCATAGTGGATTTAAAGGTTAGTTCAAGCGCCGGAGGAAGAAGGGAAAACGTAGCAAGCATTCATCCTGAAAGGAGTAACGTTGTTAGGATTTACAAACCATCTCACCATAGGCACGAAGCAGAAGTAAGACAAGAAACCAAAGTTAATGCCCAGTTTACAGTACATTCCGTTGATCTAATAAGGGGGCTTCTAGCAACGATCTACTTTAAGATGGAGATCAATGAAAAAGAGCTTTATAAAAAATATTTCCGCTATTTAAAAGAGCCATTTGTAAGGATAGTTAAGGAAAAAGGAGGAATGCAGAGGTTACCTGATCCAAAATATGTGATAGGGAGCAACTTCGCTGATATTGGCTTCACTTACGATGAGAGAAATCAAAGGGTGGTTCTCTTTTCAGCACTAGACAATTTGATTAAAGGTGGTGCTGGACAAGCGGTGCAAAACATGAATATAGCTTTTGGATTAGATGAAACTCTCGGCTTAAACTATTTACCGGTTTATCCCGTTTAG
- a CDS encoding [LysW]-aminoadipate/[LysW]-glutamate kinase — MNILKIGGSVLNKLEEFELKADLIVHGGSDYVDALCERLGIEIKKLTSPSGVEFRYTPKEVLEVYLMAVMKANKDIVTHLQSRGINAVGLSGLDFGIVKAKRKRIIKAVIDGKKVVIRDDYSGKIENIDTSTLIELMNLGIPVIAPIAMSETFEPLNVDGDKLAKEIALSLEADELTFLSDTAFLVNGEVVDRIRAEELEEFLPFAEGGMKRKLLMARTALEGGVKKVTIQGLNGRTVIE; from the coding sequence ATGAATATCCTTAAAATCGGAGGAAGCGTTTTAAATAAACTCGAAGAATTTGAACTTAAAGCAGATTTAATCGTTCATGGTGGCTCGGATTATGTTGATGCCCTATGTGAAAGGCTTGGAATTGAGATTAAGAAACTAACAAGCCCATCTGGAGTGGAGTTTAGATACACCCCAAAGGAAGTTCTGGAAGTTTATTTAATGGCTGTAATGAAAGCCAACAAGGATATCGTGACCCATCTTCAAAGTAGGGGGATCAATGCCGTAGGCTTGAGCGGTCTCGACTTTGGGATTGTAAAAGCCAAGAGAAAAAGAATAATCAAGGCCGTAATAGATGGTAAAAAGGTTGTGATCAGGGATGATTACTCTGGAAAAATCGAGAATATCGATACTAGCACTCTAATCGAGTTAATGAATCTTGGAATCCCCGTTATAGCACCAATAGCGATGAGTGAAACCTTTGAACCCCTAAATGTTGATGGAGATAAACTCGCAAAAGAGATAGCTCTAAGCCTAGAAGCTGATGAATTAACTTTCCTATCGGACACTGCTTTTTTAGTCAATGGAGAGGTTGTAGACAGGATAAGGGCTGAGGAACTTGAAGAGTTTCTTCCCTTTGCCGAGGGAGGTATGAAGAGGAAACTGCTAATGGCAAGGACTGCACTTGAAGGTGGTGTCAAAAAGGTCACCATTCAAGGCCTAAATGGCAGGACGGTGATTGAATGA
- a CDS encoding acetylornithine/succinylornithine family transaminase, producing the protein MSLYKKRLKLVKGEGVYVWDENGNKYLDAIAGIGVAILGHSNEELASAINEQMKKLVVAGPMFHHEEKDEALEELSRFLSFEYAYFGNSGTEAVEAALKFARLYTGKKEIIAMTKAFHGRTFGSLSATWKKKYREGFEPLVPGFKHIPFNNVEAAKDAITKETAAVIVEPIQGEGGIIPAKAEFIKTLRDLTQDNGALLIVDEVQSAFRSGKFLAIEHYKIQPDIVTMGKGLANGIPIGLTLTNFDVPRGKHGSTFGGNPLACKAMETTLKILRREKLIEKAEEKSISIEGDKVIMTRGKGLMLGILLKENAGKYVEKLQERGLLVNTAGNKVIRLLPPLIITKEQMLWVKETIEGVLNG; encoded by the coding sequence ATGAGCCTTTACAAGAAAAGACTAAAGCTCGTTAAAGGAGAAGGGGTCTATGTTTGGGATGAAAATGGAAACAAATATCTAGATGCGATAGCTGGAATTGGCGTAGCCATATTGGGACATTCAAATGAAGAGTTAGCGAGTGCAATAAACGAGCAAATGAAAAAGCTTGTAGTTGCTGGCCCTATGTTTCACCACGAAGAGAAGGACGAAGCTCTAGAGGAGCTTTCCAGATTCCTAAGCTTTGAATATGCATATTTTGGAAATTCTGGGACTGAGGCCGTTGAAGCAGCTTTAAAATTTGCCCGCCTTTATACCGGCAAAAAAGAGATAATAGCGATGACAAAAGCCTTTCATGGGAGGACCTTTGGTTCCCTAAGCGCAACTTGGAAGAAAAAATATAGGGAAGGTTTTGAACCGTTAGTTCCTGGATTTAAACACATTCCATTCAACAACGTCGAGGCTGCAAAAGATGCCATAACTAAAGAGACTGCCGCTGTGATAGTTGAGCCGATTCAAGGAGAAGGCGGGATAATTCCAGCAAAAGCGGAGTTCATCAAAACTTTAAGAGATTTAACTCAAGATAACGGAGCCCTGTTAATAGTTGATGAGGTTCAAAGTGCTTTTAGAAGTGGGAAATTCCTAGCAATAGAGCACTACAAAATCCAGCCCGACATAGTTACAATGGGAAAAGGACTAGCAAATGGAATTCCAATTGGATTAACACTAACCAACTTTGATGTCCCAAGAGGAAAACATGGTTCAACCTTTGGAGGAAACCCTCTTGCCTGCAAGGCCATGGAAACAACATTAAAGATCTTAAGAAGAGAAAAACTCATAGAAAAAGCTGAGGAAAAGAGCATAAGTATAGAAGGTGACAAAGTAATAATGACTAGAGGAAAAGGGCTGATGCTTGGGATTCTTTTGAAGGAGAACGCTGGGAAATACGTAGAAAAGCTTCAAGAGAGAGGATTACTGGTAAACACGGCTGGAAATAAAGTAATCAGGCTTTTACCTCCATTAATAATCACAAAAGAACAGATGCTTTGGGTCAAGGAAACCATTGAAGGTGTTCTTAATGGTTAG
- a CDS encoding [LysW]-lysine hydrolase, whose protein sequence is MVSEEEKIEFLKELVSIYSPSGQEEEVAKFLVESFESFGVDAYIDEVGNVIAEKKGKGNRILLAGHMDTVEGVIPVKIENNYLWGRGSVDAKGPLATFFFAFIESKANLIFASLVDEEGFSKGAKNLSIPQPNFIIIGEPSGFDGVTIGYKGSLTMKFIEKVEKFHGSLSSKGAAEKLIEKWFEISKDFNEGFDKPNGRILRFEAYERDFDFYGEMIVNIRTPIDYQPPIKGEILDFVPAYEVSVKSPLVRTFVRAIRENGIKPRLKKKSGTADMNILAPKFKVDAVAYGPGDSKLDHTPHERLNLEEYLKAIKVLKTALEEIKILQPPKE, encoded by the coding sequence ATGGTTAGTGAAGAGGAAAAAATCGAGTTTTTAAAGGAGCTAGTTAGTATTTACAGCCCTAGCGGCCAGGAAGAGGAGGTTGCCAAGTTCTTAGTTGAGAGTTTCGAGAGCTTTGGAGTCGATGCATATATTGATGAAGTGGGTAATGTCATAGCTGAGAAAAAGGGTAAGGGAAATAGAATTCTCTTAGCAGGCCATATGGACACGGTTGAAGGGGTAATTCCAGTTAAGATTGAAAATAACTATCTATGGGGAAGGGGTAGTGTTGATGCTAAAGGGCCCTTGGCAACTTTTTTCTTCGCATTCATTGAGAGCAAGGCAAATCTAATATTTGCATCCCTTGTGGATGAGGAAGGATTCTCAAAGGGTGCTAAAAATTTGAGTATTCCACAGCCGAATTTTATAATAATTGGAGAGCCAAGCGGCTTTGATGGAGTTACAATCGGTTATAAAGGAAGCTTGACGATGAAGTTTATAGAAAAAGTTGAGAAATTCCATGGAAGTCTAAGTTCAAAAGGTGCTGCAGAAAAGCTAATTGAAAAGTGGTTTGAAATAAGCAAGGATTTCAACGAAGGCTTTGATAAGCCAAATGGGAGGATTTTAAGGTTTGAGGCCTATGAGAGAGATTTTGACTTTTATGGAGAAATGATAGTCAATATTAGAACACCGATTGATTATCAACCACCGATTAAAGGAGAAATCTTAGATTTTGTCCCTGCCTACGAAGTCTCCGTAAAAAGTCCATTGGTTAGGACCTTTGTTAGAGCCATAAGAGAGAATGGCATAAAGCCAAGGCTTAAAAAGAAGAGCGGAACTGCAGATATGAACATCCTAGCTCCTAAGTTTAAGGTTGATGCTGTAGCATATGGCCCCGGCGATTCCAAATTGGATCATACTCCCCATGAACGGTTAAACCTAGAAGAATACTTGAAAGCGATAAAAGTGTTAAAAACGGCTTTGGAGGAAATTAAAATCTTACAACCCCCCAAAGAGTGA
- a CDS encoding ATP-binding protein, translating into MLSVEELKRIIITQREEMDEFLNRERLIEREVDEKRLLKFLQYPNILAILGVRRSGKSVLSWLLMRGKRFGYINFFDERLLGFSPEDFEKLVQAFHELYGDLDYFVFDEIQSVQGWERFLSRVRTSKRVIITGSSSNLLSGELSTVLTGRYVSFELYPFSFKEFLEFRGIKLEKNWMYSTKETAKVKKALEEYIKVGGFPEALKFGRIYLQTIYRDIVEKDVLFRYKIRDIQALRELAKYLVSNFSKEITYGKLKNLINIKDVHTVKNYVEYLERAYLIFQVRRFSFKLKSQMLSPRKVYAVDTGLINTVSFKFSENIGRLMENLVFLELLRRRSYKFSDDEIYYWKDAKGEVDFVVKNKNKVTQLIQVTYELNKENFEREVASLLKASKELKCKELLLITWDQEDTTKEGVKIMPLWKWLLQP; encoded by the coding sequence ATGCTTAGTGTTGAAGAACTGAAAAGGATTATCATAACACAGCGGGAAGAAATGGATGAATTCTTAAACAGAGAAAGACTTATTGAAAGAGAAGTGGATGAGAAAAGACTGCTAAAGTTCCTTCAATATCCAAATATTCTGGCAATTCTTGGAGTTAGAAGATCTGGAAAATCCGTGTTAAGCTGGCTTTTGATGAGGGGCAAAAGATTTGGATATATAAACTTCTTTGATGAAAGATTGCTCGGCTTTTCACCAGAGGATTTTGAAAAGCTTGTACAGGCATTCCATGAGCTCTACGGGGACCTAGATTATTTCGTGTTTGATGAGATACAAAGCGTGCAAGGTTGGGAGAGATTCCTCTCAAGGGTGAGGACTTCAAAGAGAGTTATAATCACTGGAAGCAGTTCAAATCTCCTCTCTGGCGAGCTTTCAACAGTCCTAACAGGTAGATATGTGAGCTTTGAACTTTATCCCTTTAGCTTTAAAGAATTTTTGGAATTCAGAGGAATAAAGTTGGAAAAAAACTGGATGTACTCCACAAAAGAGACTGCTAAGGTCAAGAAAGCGCTGGAAGAATACATCAAAGTCGGTGGTTTTCCGGAAGCCTTGAAATTTGGTAGGATCTATCTTCAGACCATATACAGGGATATAGTGGAAAAGGATGTACTGTTTAGATATAAAATAAGGGATATTCAAGCTCTGAGGGAATTAGCCAAATATCTCGTCTCAAACTTTTCTAAAGAGATAACTTACGGCAAATTGAAGAATTTAATCAACATCAAGGACGTGCATACGGTGAAAAACTATGTTGAATACTTGGAGAGAGCATATTTAATTTTCCAAGTTAGAAGATTCTCGTTTAAACTAAAAAGCCAGATGTTATCTCCAAGAAAGGTCTATGCCGTTGATACTGGGTTGATAAATACTGTTTCGTTTAAATTCAGCGAAAACATTGGTAGATTGATGGAAAACCTTGTTTTTTTGGAACTTTTGAGAAGGAGAAGCTACAAATTCTCAGACGATGAGATTTATTACTGGAAAGACGCTAAAGGAGAGGTAGACTTCGTCGTTAAGAACAAAAACAAAGTTACACAGTTAATACAAGTTACGTATGAACTGAACAAAGAAAACTTTGAGAGAGAAGTTGCATCTCTGCTGAAGGCTTCAAAAGAGTTGAAGTGCAAGGAGTTGCTACTCATAACATGGGATCAGGAAGATACCACGAAAGAGGGAGTCAAAATAATGCCTCTCTGGAAGTGGTTGCTTCAGCCTTAA
- a CDS encoding glycerate kinase type-2 family protein — protein sequence MVNREELLSYGDVKAKAIALTLMKDAIRSADPYEAVRRVLKFENERIIVKGEVFQIKGKIYVLAFGKAACAMAKAIEDVLGDKITEGIAITKYGYALPMSKIKVIEAGHPIPDENSMRGAQLGIELAKKVEEDDILLVLISGGGSALFMLPEEGISLEDKMKTNELLLKSGAKIYEINTVRKHISKVKGGKLAKLVKGTLISLILSDVVGDPLEAIASGPTVKDPTTFQDAYRILNLYNVWDKLPESVKRHIELGIRGEKEETLKEDLPNVHNFLIASNALACETAKKKAEEMGISAHILTTTLEGEAREVAIVFGSIIEEIYHRGRPFVRPCVLIAGGETTVTIEGESGLGGPNQEFALSIARKISGLRGVAVLAMDTDGTDGPTDAAGGLVDSYTLETLKERGIDAEEFLKAHNAYEALKEAKALLLTGPTRTNVNSIIIAVIL from the coding sequence ATGGTAAATCGGGAGGAGCTTTTATCCTACGGTGATGTTAAAGCTAAAGCGATTGCCTTGACCCTCATGAAAGATGCTATAAGAAGTGCGGACCCTTATGAGGCTGTTAGAAGAGTGCTGAAATTTGAGAATGAGAGAATTATTGTCAAAGGAGAGGTGTTTCAAATAAAAGGTAAAATCTATGTTTTGGCCTTTGGAAAAGCGGCCTGTGCAATGGCCAAAGCAATTGAAGATGTTCTTGGTGATAAAATAACCGAAGGAATTGCCATCACGAAATACGGCTATGCTTTGCCAATGAGCAAAATTAAGGTTATCGAAGCAGGGCATCCGATTCCTGATGAGAACTCCATGAGAGGAGCCCAGCTTGGGATTGAGCTTGCGAAGAAAGTTGAAGAGGATGATATTCTTCTTGTTCTAATATCTGGTGGTGGAAGTGCCCTTTTTATGCTTCCAGAGGAGGGAATAAGTCTCGAAGATAAAATGAAAACCAATGAGCTCCTCCTTAAAAGCGGCGCTAAAATCTATGAAATAAACACCGTAAGAAAGCATATTTCTAAGGTTAAGGGTGGCAAATTGGCCAAACTCGTTAAAGGCACTCTGATAAGTTTAATTCTATCTGATGTTGTTGGCGATCCACTTGAGGCAATAGCCTCTGGCCCAACGGTCAAAGATCCAACAACTTTCCAAGATGCTTATAGAATATTAAATCTCTACAACGTTTGGGATAAACTTCCAGAAAGCGTGAAAAGGCACATAGAGCTAGGAATAAGAGGGGAGAAGGAGGAAACGCTTAAGGAAGACTTGCCCAATGTGCACAACTTTTTGATAGCGAGCAATGCCCTGGCATGTGAAACTGCAAAGAAAAAAGCTGAGGAGATGGGAATTAGTGCTCACATCTTAACAACCACACTTGAAGGAGAGGCCAGAGAGGTTGCCATAGTTTTTGGTTCAATAATTGAGGAAATTTATCATAGAGGAAGGCCTTTTGTGAGGCCTTGTGTCCTAATAGCCGGAGGGGAAACAACGGTAACTATTGAGGGTGAGTCAGGCCTTGGAGGACCAAATCAGGAGTTCGCTTTAAGTATAGCTAGAAAGATTTCTGGACTTAGGGGTGTAGCAGTTTTGGCAATGGATACAGATGGAACGGATGGGCCTACAGATGCAGCGGGAGGATTAGTGGACTCTTACACACTGGAGACTTTGAAGGAGAGAGGCATTGATGCGGAAGAGTTTCTTAAGGCCCACAATGCATACGAAGCATTGAAAGAAGCTAAAGCTTTGCTATTAACAGGCCCAACCAGAACGAATGTGAATTCGATAATTATTGCTGTTATTCTCTAA